tgagggcaaacaatgcgaatgtcgcggataaaatactagaggataaaatatcgtcactaccgcgaaagcagcaggcaagtgttcgcgcttgctttcaagctgccaaacaaaccagcaagcagggcatgcgctacaatcaggagtggatcctcgagtgtttactcatgaaactaaagagtccccggctttatcagcacatcagaaagaacgaaattctcatgatgcccagcaacactactttgaaaagatacttgaggtcatacgagtcggccttcggttttaatcaagcagtaatgaacactctaaagaaaaaaaccgcgagcatgtcagacctcgaaagacacggcggactattggtggacgaaatgaaattgtcagaacatttcaatgtgacggcgtctggccagattcaaggcttcgtggaccttggagaatttacgaagcccgaagacaagtaccagcaatgtgatcacggcatggtcatcatgtttgtgcctttcgctggaaaatggagccaaattgtgggcgtttttgcgacaaaaggaaatgtgagaggagacattttattgaaaattctcatggaagctaccatcctcgtggaacaggcgggcttgttcgtcgaccacatcacttgtgacggagccccctggaatcgaaaaatgtggaagctagcgggggtgtcggcgtcatcgaagaaaataaatggcgccatacagcatcctgtcgacgagatgaggaaattgcactttatctccgatttcccgcatctgctaaaatgcctcaggaatggtcttctccagaaaggctttgcaacaccagacggattggtacgtatagattcatggttgacattttacaaagattgtgttttttgcatacattgcattacctcaacctatatttctaggtgtctgtgcatccggttcgggaggcgtaccttctagacagaagtgttaggacactgaaagttatgcccaatttgaccgagacgcatctggaaccaaactcatttgagaagatgagaacccctttcgccttccaactattcggtccatatgtcctacggggcctggccttctacaaggaggacatcgagagaaggtgtggcagcatcgaggcaactcagctgttcttctcgtgagttgcgcctacgttccaaatgaattaagtgtaatcgtaaacatctcaaacgcatgatgagcgctcttctgacatacattctttttgtttattttgcaggaagatccaacgactgatcaccgtgatgacttccaggtttcgggccgaagcgcttctacagacgtggcattcctgtccaattttctggacttcctgaatgactgggaatcattcagtgacaacaagcggcactttctcagcgagtccactgccataggttttagggtcactatagcaaataccctttcattgctgaagtacctgacagagagcgttggattcaaatatctcatgacatctcgacttagcaccgatcccgtggaacatttcttcggcatcgttcgccagtcaagtggctgcaacgcgcacccctctccggatgagtttctaataaccgtcaactgcttgtccttttataacttggcgcacagtgtggacagcgcaaacgcaaaccctgacatgataaacgctcttgtcactgtgcatgacagacagggtctaaaggtcacgcacaaaaaaattgatgatcttatatcacagggaaaacttggcgaggtcgaaagcacgattgccacgatgccagaaaagtttgctgaccacatcgatgtgactttggagaagagtgactcgagactcatttactacacagcagggtacgtggccagaaagtgtgtattgaagttggcatgcgtacaatgcaaagaagtgcttctgtttgagaaagctgtcgcggttgctgaacagctcccttcgcaattcacggagcaatgcgactggggtggacttctgtacccctcacgacagctgtatgatttcattgcctcacttgaaaacttgtttactgaatgtttcagtgtttccatgttgcacacagatagcatctctgacatcctttcattggtgaaaactaattttctgaactcgaaagcggtcggctgtccagaccacaaagatgcagtgagcacaaagctcgtttcgttctacgtgctcactcgccttcacttcttagtgaagggaatgaacagggaaaacgcttcgaaacgagcgagagcaaaacacttaaagcttagcaggacaacatagagcctgacgttccttgagcgacggtgtcgaagtctttcgatgatatttattttgttttttatatttatgcgaaaagcttgcgcagtcaatttaaaataaaatattttgcgcatatcacttctttattggtgtctttcagacttcctatctataggtgaaaacacgttcatgtttcgaacaaatgtttgcatggacacgtaccgcaggcacgaagagaaaaggtaaaatataacatatttcattaatacctacaacgtataccagcactagatgccgaacaaaaactcatcataaaaccaccgcgacggacgtgcgtccgccctataagtcatttcctacgaatagcacagttgccgtccgatgtgactaaacttcctttgccaacaccctcacgtaatcgcaacaggactggttcagtttttcaataatatcacgcgtccctaacgaatagctgcaaatttgcagaagggttcgcatactttagctttaattctcgtgataacagctggtaactttagtcttgcatcatattcaatttgctgccgtgagtctaaatttgcaccaaacgcaaacttacttatatatcccagttatattgacatttttaaaagcatcgcagttaatgctcatattacactttcgatgcgtacgttttcgcaaaagccaaattcaacttacgctcttgattgtaaacaattaccgtggaaatcacggtacttgcgtgcgtgactacctatacgagcagggcgtttcgcaatataaacatttagattttgttgaactggcgcggaagcacggtgcgacgccgttcacggccacgcacgcacgaacgaagcaacaacgctgcgagactgcgccagacgcgcgagcagcacgcgaaccgcgcgaactatcagactacccacccgtcgcgaaccgcgtggcaaaggggacttgtaaccatggcaaccacggctaagtcttcaggtgaaggcgatggtagcgccacctggattttccgaaaaaaacgcctcagcgtggagccttcagtggacccactcccccattctagtacactctagtcaggagtgtagtaggtcatgcgtAAGCGTACTTGAAGACAGCCCGCTTCTTCCACGACTTGCGTCCCGTCAGCTCTCCGGCGTGGTCTTGGTCCGCGTCACAGAGAAGAACCTCATCTTGGCCGTAGTCGAAGATGACCAGCCAGTGCTTCTCCCACGAATCGCCGTACGCGCTTCGCGACGCTGACGCGAAGAGCGTCGCCGGCCATCCGGCGACCGCATTTCGCAGTGGCGCGCGGCACAGGTAGACGTCGCAGTGGTTCGAATGCAGCTCGATCGACATCCCGCGTTTATACATCTTTACTTCTCAGATAGTGGCGACTTCAAGCAACGTCAGCGGCAGGTTTCGGGATTCCGACGAAAGCGAACAGTGAGAACAGCGTTCATGTTTACGCGACTATCAGCgaacggtggtggtggtagtggttagaagatgagaaaggcacctaatttctgcaaggCTTTCTGGGCCGCGTTtgctgccaccgggtggcacgaaccttttcgaggcaaaacggttcggttcacccaatagccgcttaaaaccggcttgacttggctgaaaacgtatgaatagacggcgacagaatcgccgtgttggacatttttttgggggacgtttaggtggtgggaacgaaaggtctaaagttcctcactagcttgtgaggatctttaccgtgcggtgACCTTTACCATTCgtgagaaccgcctctgcgcatgaatacgtggtctcgttctgtaatactgtctataagcaatgtggtaacgacttacccgatcatgaacaccgtgtgttatgctatttgtggatgtatgccgtacgtgtatgtctggtaagtgcgtgtgtagcgtaaggatcgatgtgtcgcttcggtgaagtgtatgcttgcgccaaaactttcattgaagcttcttcttgcgtaactgcgtgagaaagatacgaaatgcacaagttggaagcgatggactattaccaggcgttcacacgacgttattttccaagtggcttaaatatgttgtcgccgaatacgataatcggttttctaagctatgtcttttcttgtgggtgtatacaaagaaaaaaaaagaaataaagttgaagatatgctgggagcactataaatattcgctcaaaattgccaccttaagcgtcttcttaaaattaaacagtgccgcaaggcagtcgtgcattgcggtgaagtgcacgctgtgtattgcggtaaagcatacatattgcgcgcgctcgtgtttaaatcggaaatgtagcactgacattgggcctcgtgtgtgcacctaaattgtacacgcgctatcctctgcctcatcagtgacgatgcggcagtcagtatcgtcatcatcttcagcttgtgtaacaagcccagaacaatttacctagtaaaatacattttgtggcaggcaattcgcaaggcattcaaattttagttcattgcaggattaattcaagattgttaaatgacaccttcaaataaacgaaacatgcatatgagaggcttcagtcgtacttcaaaatttgtgccatgcctcaaattgaaaatgattataaaggaaatatatgctaaggctgggtgtagattaccattcacaattcaattgccattcatattttagaaacttagaaaatttgtagctcatgtCTTCTTATTGAGTAAGCACGAAAATAACTGTTGAAGGCCGTACGACGTAGGTGTTGAAGTATGGTCTACAATTACTcacacagtttgcaagaaatagaTCTTTGAAACGGATGTCTTGCCAGAACTTAATGCAAGGTGGTTAgaggaaactggttatgacccGACATAATAACGCATGTTCGAACGTCTTATatgggctgcttgttggcaaaaCGGGGTGGTaattaggtaagtgcctgcagggatctgcGCCAAGAGAtgaaacctgctacatctttttcataaatttcattatttgtgtcaagcatgcgtgcactcttcgttgttgtgttctctcagggtgcaagtatatggcatacgcttgaaatcgatacgttacccctgcgatttgaagatg
The sequence above is drawn from the Rhipicephalus microplus isolate Deutch F79 chromosome 3, USDA_Rmic, whole genome shotgun sequence genome and encodes:
- the LOC119159978 gene encoding uncharacterized protein LOC119159978, yielding MYKRGMSIELHSNHCDVYLCRAPLRNAVAGWPATLFASASRSAYGDSWEKHWLVIFDYGQDEVLLCDADQDHAGELTGRKSWKKRAVFKSTSESIKFRNGASTWPCDRCVTRAPTVC